The Methanocella arvoryzae MRE50 DNA window TGTGCCTCGTCTCGACGAGGTCTGGCGCTCTGGTCGCGAGGGCGTTGTAGCAGAAGAGTAGTATCCAGCCCAGGGAGAAGTATACTGACAGCCAGATGAAGGAGATCGGCTTGTAGCCCATGAGGTAGAGCACGATCTGGGCGCAGTTGAGCAGGAAGGCAACGAAGCCCCATGCCGGGATGATCCAGAGCCTGTACCTGACGTTGCGTATGAGGGCGACGTTGACGAGGAGGATCACGACCGTGAGGGTGGCGTAGACGAACTCTGACAGTCGCAGGTGGACGGTTCCTGACTCCTCGGAGAAGACGCCGAGCAGGATCATGCCAAGGCAGAACCCGATGCCGGCGATCTCGGCGACGATGAGGGTGTACCTCGACCACTTCGGGCCGATGTGCCAGGTGGCAAAGCTGAGGACGAAGGGTATCATCAGCAGTCCTGTCAGCACGAGGCCAATATTGTAGACGAGGGCGCCGTTCGGGTTGATGGTGGTGCTGCCCAGGTCGCTGATCCAGTTGCTCAGCGGGTGCATGATCTGCCCGAACAAAAAGATCGAGACGATCGTGCAGAGAACGTATATCCCGAGGGCGGCGACGAAGAACCAGGCGCCGAGCCTTCTCAACACTGCCTCATCCATCTCAATCCCTTCTAAATATCTTACGTCAGGGTATATATGCTGTTTTCTAGCTGCAGTATGCTGGCTATGCGGGCCTGCCAGACATCGCTATCAGGCTTCAGTCAGGGTGTGCCAGCAGAATAACAGGACCCAGGCCTGGGGCAGGTAGGCGGACAGCCATTCGACGATGGTGGGGAAGCTGCCCGTTAGTACCAGGCCGATCTGGGCGAAGTTGCTGACGATCGCCAGGGCGCCGATAAACGCCAGCCAGCCGGGGTATTTCGGCTCTCCCCACAGTGCCAGATTAACGAGCAGTAGCATGGCGGTCAGGCAGAGGAAGGTCAACATGGCGGCCGGTACATGGACTTCTCGCACGGTCTCAGGGTACAGGCCGATCAAAGCCAGGCCGACGCTCGCCACTATGCCCGGTACTACGGCCGCGGCAGCAAGACGGCTCTGCCATTTGCTCGCAGTCCTCAGGAACGCCAGGCTGGCGACGAAGGGCAAGAACAGCACACCTCCGACCATGCAACCAGCGTCGAAGACAAGGTGACCGTCCGGGTTGGCCGAAGGGTTGCCGAGGTGGCTGACGGTGCTCTCCAGCGGGCTGAACGGGCCCGGGTACAGATATACTGCAATAAGCGTGAACAGCACGAACGCTGCGGTGGCCGCCATGCCAAAATATGCGCCAAGCCTCACGTACCTCTTATTCTCTGCCACGATTCATGCCCTCTCAGTCAAGCCACTTTATCCGGCTGTCGTCTGCCTTAGCTCTTTAGCCATGCGCACGGCTTTCACGATCCGGTCCGGGTATCGCAGTTCGCTCTCTCCCGTGCGGCAGAAACCCTTCTTCTCGTAGAACTTCCCGTTATACCCGGGCACGATGGTGTCCAGCTCAACCCTGCGGGTTCCCGGGTATCTGGTCCGCAGCAGGCTTTCCATGTGATCGAGGAGAACTGTGCCGATGCCCTTGCCCTTGTAGCCGCCTTTCACGTACAGCAGCATGAGCTCTGCCGTCGAAGGGTCGAGCTGCTTTACGAAGTAAAAGCCGACCACTTCGCCTCCGGAGGTGGCCACGAAGGCGATCATAGTCTCGCCCATGTGCACGTAGTCGGATGGCATGTAGGCGTTGATGCCCGCGGCGATCACGACCGGGTCCTGCATGGGGTAGAATTCCCGGACGAAGGCTTCAGTCCTGATCCGGAAGCAGTCCTCGGCGTCAGCTGCCGTGAACGGGCGTATGGAAATATTGTCGGCTGCGGTAGTCGTATTCGGTCCCTCGCTTACTCGCTCACTTGCGGATATGGGAGATGATGTGCCCGAGCTCGGGCAGTATGATCTGGGATAGTGCCAGCCTGGCCGCGTTCGGGGACCCCGGGATGCAGAATACCGCTTTGTCCCCGATGGTGCCTGCCGCCGCCCTGCTCAGGACGCTGGCGGTGCCGACCTCCTCGTAGCTTTTCAGCCGGAACAGCTCCCCGAAGCCCGGGATGACCTTCCCGAACAGGGGTGTGATAGCCTCGATCGTCACGTCTGCCCTGGTCAGGCCAGTGCCGCCGCACACGATGGCAGCGTCGGCGCCCTCATCCAGCATCTCCTGCAGCCCTGACTTCAGCCTCTCCACGTCGTCGGGGAGCAGCCGGTATGCCGTTTTGTGCCCGGCCCCGGAGAGGTAGTCCAGGATGATCCTGCCCGACTCGTCGCCGCACTTCTCCGGCGAGTCGCTGTCTCCATACTGCTGGTGCCTGGAAGTGCTGGCGATGATGACGGCTACTTTGTAGGACTGGCCTTTCGACTTCTCCTGGTGCTTCTCGTGTGATGCCTTTTCCATTATCTTACCCTCGGGAATTCTGTTGGTCAGCACTAATCTATGTTCTCCGGCGGGTTAAAGCCACCGGGCAGAGACTTTCGACACATCCATCTCTAAGCCGCCCATCGTAGCGTAGACTCCCAGTGCCCTGAAGCAGTCGTTCAGCGCGTTGTGGCCGGGCAGGGCCCTGATCTTCTCGCACTGGATGGAATCGGCGTAGTGGTCAAGCTTCGCGTAGGGCTTCGGCTGCATCTCGATCCAGCTCAGGCCCGGCTGCCTGACTCCGGTCTGCTTGAACAGCTTATCGACAAAATACCTGTCAAACTTGTGGTTCCACGCCCCGGCAAAGGTGAAGCTGTGATTGCTGTGGAGCGTGAGGAACTTCCGGCAGACCTCCTCCGGGGCAGGGGCGGCGGCCACCTGCTCAGGGGTGATGCCGTGGACGAAAAAGGTATCCTCCGCCATCGAGGGGTCGGGAATGCGGATGAGCGAATCCATGCAGTCCCGGCACTCTATCCTTCTCGCCTCGAGGTCGATATCGGCGACCAGCATGCCGATGCTCAAAGCGTAATCCTCCCGGCGCTCTTTTCCGAAGATGCCGAGGCCCGTAGTCTCAGTATCGATGACGCATATGGTAACCGTGATATCCCCGCCTCATACGCTTGCTACGCAAGTGATCGGGTGTGGGAATATTAATCATTGCGGTGCCGGTGACCTATCATATGGCCAGCTACGGCACACTGTGAAAAATTCTGGACCCGGGAGGTACTGAGAGGATAAGCGAGGAGGCCCGGGAGGCCTCTGGAGGTGTGAGAGGTCGTTCAAAGTGGGAGGTCCCGGAGGACGGGGGAGGTCTGGGAGGAGGTTATGAGAGTTACCCGGAGGCCCGGGAGGAATCATTGTAATAATCTAATCACCTGTGGGGTTCACCGGACGGCCAGGCACCTTTTACACGAAGTAAGCTTCGATCAGGCGCCGGCGTTGCCATTGCCGGCGGGGTGTGCCCTGCTCCTGATCTTCTCGATAGAACTGCGGGCGTGCTCCCTGACGCTGACGTAGCGGTCGTCCAGGGCAGCGTTAAGCTTTTCTACCGCCCTCTGGTCGCCGATGTTGCCCAGCGCGTCCACGACGGCTTCCCGGGTTTCGGCGCTCCGGCAGCTCAGGGCCTGGATCAGCGGCTCGATCGCTCTCTCGTCCCCTATCTCCCCCAGCGCCCGGGCGGCCTTCGTGCTCAGCCAGGGCACACGGAGGGCTTTGATCAGGCCGTCGATATCCCCTCGCTTCTTCTTCACGTCGATCCTCCGCTGCTCGAGCCTGTCCATGCACATGTAGGCGAGGGCGAAGGCTATCACTGCCAGTAGTATTAAAATCGTAATAAGCAGGCCTGTCCACGGGTTGCCGCTCGTGTCGTACCCGCGAGTGCTGGCCTGAGCCGGGACTGCCATAATCCACGATGATGCCGCCAGCGTAATGGCCGCGGCTACTAAGCGACCGCTTTTCATATCTATCGGTGATCATATATGATAGTTGGCAAGATAAATCTACCGCACATAAATTTTATTGTAAGATTTTCTCCACTTTGTTCCGCCATGGCGTACCCGTACCCATATATTTTCAAGCCGCTTATCCGTCAGGCTTATCCTTATTAGCGCTTTACTAAGCATGTCATTGCTATGCCCCCGAAGACCAGCGAAGCGCAGGAAGCCTATTTCAAGAAGCTGGAGGCGGAGTTCCTCCACTGCAGGGAGATCGCTACCGCCGCCCGGAGGAAGGGCTATGATCCTTCTCTGGAGGTCGAGATCCCCTCGGCAACGGACCTTGCTGACCGTGTAGAGGTCATCATGGGCGTGCCCGGGCTGGCGGCGCACATCCGCAAGTGCGAGGAGAAGATGTCCCGTGAAGAGGCCTCGCTGCAGGTGGCGGCCGATATTGCGGAAGGCCTCGTCGGCAAGTTCAAGGACGAGGAGGAGGCCGTCCAGTGCGCCGTCCGCACTGCTGTGGCGGTCCTGACCGAGGGCGTGGTGGCCGCGCCGCTGGAGGGCATCTCCGCCGTCAAGCTGGCCAAGAACGACGACGGCACCGAGTACATCAAGGTCTATTTTGCCGGCCCCATCCGGAGCGCCGGGGGCACGGCGGAGGCGCTGGCCGTGCTGGCCGCCGACTACGTCCGCCGTAAGACCGGGCGGGCGCCCTACAAGATCAGGGACGTCGAGGTGGAGCGCTTTGTAGAAGAGATCATGCTCTACAAGTCGATCGCCCACCTGCAGTACACCCCTACCGACGAGGAGATCCGGCTGATCGTGCGGAACTGCCCCGTATGCATCGACGGGGAACCGACGGAGCAGGAGGAAGTCCAGGGCTACCGCAATCTGGAACGGGTGGAGACCAACCGGGTGCGGGGCGGCATAGCGCTGGTTATCGCAGAGGGCATCATTCTCAAAGCCCCGAAAGTCAAGAAGCATGTGGACAAGCTCAAGTTCGACGGATGGGAGTGGCTGGACAAGATCATCGCCGGCTCCAAGCCCGCCGGGGGAGAGAACAAGGAAGAGGAGAAGAAGATCAAGCCCAAGGACAAATTTTTGGCGGACCTGATCGCAGGCCGCCCCGTGTTCGGGCATCCCTCGAGGGCAGGGGGCTTCCGGCTCAGGTACGGCCGGTCCCGGAACACGGGCTTTGCCACGGCAGGCATTCACCCTGCCTCCATGACGATCATGGACGACTTCATCGCCACGGGCACTCAGCTGAAAGTGGAGCGCCCCGGCAAGGCTGCGGCCATGGTCCCGGTGGACAGCCTCGAAGGGCCTACCGTGCGCCTGTTCAACGGTGACGTGGTGCGCATCAGCGATGAAAAGACCGCGCTGAAAGTGCGCCCGGACGTATCGCAGATCCTGGACAACGGGGAGATCATCATCAACTACGGTGACTTCCTGGAGAACAACCACACGTTCGTGCCTTCTCCATACGTGGAAGAGTGGTGGATCCAGGACCTCGAGGAGAAGACGAAGGACAAGGTAGAGGTTAACTCACCGGAGGAAGCCTTTGCAGTGTCTGAGAAGTACGGCGTGCCTCTGCACCCGAAGTACACGTACATGTGGATGGACCTGACCACGGACGACGTGGTCTACCTCGCCCGGTACATCAGCGCCAGCGGCATGGTGGAGAACGGCGAACTCCGGCTGCCTGTCGAGCAGCGGTCCAAGAGCCTGCTCGAAATCCTCCTCATCCCACAGAAGGTGCGGGATAACACTGTCATCCTCTCAGCGGAGGATACGTACATCCTTTGCAGATGCCTGGGCCTTAACCCCGACCTGTCGATGAAGAACCCGGACGCCTATGCCGGCCTCGACTCCCACGCCTGGAAGGCTGTGTCAGCGCTGTGCGGCGTCACAGTCATGGACCGGGCTCCCGCCCGGATCGGCGCGAGGATGGGCAGGCCTGAAAAAAGCAAGCTCCGGGAAATGAAGCCTCCGGTACACGTGCTCTTCCCCGTGGGCGAAGCAGGGGGCATGCGCAGGTCCCTGCAGGACGCGAGCGCCTACAGTAAGTCCATGACCGACAGGATCGGGGAGATCGAGGTAGAGGTCGGCAGGCGCAAATGCCCGGACTGCGGGAAGATGACCTACATGGTGGCCTGCGAGTGCGGGGGGCACACCATCCCTGTTTATGGGTGTCCCGACTGCGGCATCTCCGGCATAGAGGGCGACTGCCCGAAGTGCCACAAGCCTACGACGCCGAACGTGAAGCAGAAGATCGACGTCAAGGGCCTCTATGCAGCCGCCCTGAAGAGAGTGGGGGAGCGGGACAACTTCGAGGTGCTCAAGGGCGTGCAGGGCCTGATCTCGAAGGAGAAGACCCCGGAGCCGCTGGAGAAGGGCATTCTCAGGGCCAAGCACGAAGTCTTCGTGTTCAAGGACGGCACCATCCGTTACGACATGAGCGACGTGCCCCTCACCCACTTTATCCCCCGGGAGATCGGTCTCAGCGTCGAGAAGGCCAGAGAACTGGGCTACGAGAAGGATACCTACGGGGCTCCCCTGGAGTCGCCAGAGCAGGTGTGCGAGCTCCGGGTGCAGGACATCATCCTGTCCCACGATGCCTCTAACTACCTTTTGAAGGTATGCGCGTTCCTCGACGACGAACTGGAGAAGTACTATGGCCTGCCCAGGTACTACAACGTCCACGAGGAGCAGGATTTGATCGGCCACCTGGTCATCGGGCTGGCTCCGCATACCTCCGCCGGGGTGCTCGGCCGCATCATAGGCTTCGTCTCATCATCGGCAGGCTACGCCCACCCCTTCTTCCACGCCGCTAAAAGGAGGAACTGCGACGGGGACGAGGACTGTGTGATGATGCTGATGGACGGCCTGCTGAACTTCTCTTTATCCTACCTGCCTGACCGCCGGGGCGGCAAGATGGACGCCCCCCTCGTGCTGTCGATGCGGATCGACCCCAAGGAGATCGACAAGGAATCGCATAACATCGACGTGATGGCCCGCTATCCAAAAGAGTTCTACCTCGCCACCCGGGAATTCAAGGCCCCCAAGGACGTGGAGAAGATCATGGACCTCGTCTCCAAGCGGCTCGGAACGCCGGAGCAGTACGAGGGCTTCAAGTTCACCCACGGCACCAGCGACATCGCCGCCGGGCCCGCCAACTCCGCCTATAAGACCTTGGGCAGCATGGAGGATAAGCTCAAAGCCCAGCTCGAGCTGGGCCGGCGGCTCCGGGCGGTGGACGAGAAGGACGTGGCGGAGCGGGTGATCAACTCCCACTTCCTCCCGGACCTGATCGGCAACCTGAGAGCCTTTTCGACGCAACAGATGCGGTGCGTCAAGTGCGGCGAAAGGTACCGCAGGCCCCCTCTGACCGGAACTTGCCCCAGGTGCGGCGGAGGCAGAGTCATCCTGACCGTCCACGAAGGTGCGGTGACTAAGTACATGGACGTCTCCCTGGCCATCGCGAAGGAGTACGGAGTCCCCA harbors:
- a CDS encoding DNA polymerase II large subunit codes for the protein MPPKTSEAQEAYFKKLEAEFLHCREIATAARRKGYDPSLEVEIPSATDLADRVEVIMGVPGLAAHIRKCEEKMSREEASLQVAADIAEGLVGKFKDEEEAVQCAVRTAVAVLTEGVVAAPLEGISAVKLAKNDDGTEYIKVYFAGPIRSAGGTAEALAVLAADYVRRKTGRAPYKIRDVEVERFVEEIMLYKSIAHLQYTPTDEEIRLIVRNCPVCIDGEPTEQEEVQGYRNLERVETNRVRGGIALVIAEGIILKAPKVKKHVDKLKFDGWEWLDKIIAGSKPAGGENKEEEKKIKPKDKFLADLIAGRPVFGHPSRAGGFRLRYGRSRNTGFATAGIHPASMTIMDDFIATGTQLKVERPGKAAAMVPVDSLEGPTVRLFNGDVVRISDEKTALKVRPDVSQILDNGEIIINYGDFLENNHTFVPSPYVEEWWIQDLEEKTKDKVEVNSPEEAFAVSEKYGVPLHPKYTYMWMDLTTDDVVYLARYISASGMVENGELRLPVEQRSKSLLEILLIPQKVRDNTVILSAEDTYILCRCLGLNPDLSMKNPDAYAGLDSHAWKAVSALCGVTVMDRAPARIGARMGRPEKSKLREMKPPVHVLFPVGEAGGMRRSLQDASAYSKSMTDRIGEIEVEVGRRKCPDCGKMTYMVACECGGHTIPVYGCPDCGISGIEGDCPKCHKPTTPNVKQKIDVKGLYAAALKRVGERDNFEVLKGVQGLISKEKTPEPLEKGILRAKHEVFVFKDGTIRYDMSDVPLTHFIPREIGLSVEKARELGYEKDTYGAPLESPEQVCELRVQDIILSHDASNYLLKVCAFLDDELEKYYGLPRYYNVHEEQDLIGHLVIGLAPHTSAGVLGRIIGFVSSSAGYAHPFFHAAKRRNCDGDEDCVMMLMDGLLNFSLSYLPDRRGGKMDAPLVLSMRIDPKEIDKESHNIDVMARYPKEFYLATREFKAPKDVEKIMDLVSKRLGTPEQYEGFKFTHGTSDIAAGPANSAYKTLGSMEDKLKAQLELGRRLRAVDEKDVAERVINSHFLPDLIGNLRAFSTQQMRCVKCGERYRRPPLTGTCPRCGGGRVILTVHEGAVTKYMDVSLAIAKEYGVPSYTIQRLELLSLSIKSLFENDKSKQTGLADFM
- a CDS encoding HEAT repeat domain-containing protein, producing the protein MKSGRLVAAAITLAASSWIMAVPAQASTRGYDTSGNPWTGLLITILILLAVIAFALAYMCMDRLEQRRIDVKKKRGDIDGLIKALRVPWLSTKAARALGEIGDERAIEPLIQALSCRSAETREAVVDALGNIGDQRAVEKLNAALDDRYVSVREHARSSIEKIRSRAHPAGNGNAGA
- a CDS encoding MogA/MoaB family molybdenum cofactor biosynthesis protein, whose product is MEKASHEKHQEKSKGQSYKVAVIIASTSRHQQYGDSDSPEKCGDESGRIILDYLSGAGHKTAYRLLPDDVERLKSGLQEMLDEGADAAIVCGGTGLTRADVTIEAITPLFGKVIPGFGELFRLKSYEEVGTASVLSRAAAGTIGDKAVFCIPGSPNAARLALSQIILPELGHIISHIRK
- a CDS encoding GNAT family N-acetyltransferase, with the protein product MQDPVVIAAGINAYMPSDYVHMGETMIAFVATSGGEVVGFYFVKQLDPSTAELMLLYVKGGYKGKGIGTVLLDHMESLLRTRYPGTRRVELDTIVPGYNGKFYEKKGFCRTGESELRYPDRIVKAVRMAKELRQTTAG
- a CDS encoding 3'-5' exonuclease, coding for MTVTICVIDTETTGLGIFGKERREDYALSIGMLVADIDLEARRIECRDCMDSLIRIPDPSMAEDTFFVHGITPEQVAAAPAPEEVCRKFLTLHSNHSFTFAGAWNHKFDRYFVDKLFKQTGVRQPGLSWIEMQPKPYAKLDHYADSIQCEKIRALPGHNALNDCFRALGVYATMGGLEMDVSKVSARWL
- a CDS encoding DUF998 domain-containing protein, whose amino-acid sequence is MAENKRYVRLGAYFGMAATAAFVLFTLIAVYLYPGPFSPLESTVSHLGNPSANPDGHLVFDAGCMVGGVLFLPFVASLAFLRTASKWQSRLAAAAVVPGIVASVGLALIGLYPETVREVHVPAAMLTFLCLTAMLLLVNLALWGEPKYPGWLAFIGALAIVSNFAQIGLVLTGSFPTIVEWLSAYLPQAWVLLFCWHTLTEA